A single region of the Plantactinospora soyae genome encodes:
- a CDS encoding threonine/serine dehydratase encodes MITRTDVERAATRITGHVRTTPVARVEPGIAAPAGELWLKLEFLQHSGSFKPRGMFNRILAARETGELPAEGVIAASGGNAAVAVAYAAKTLRLPAEVYVPTTAPAVKIAKLRQLGATVVQHGSEYAEAYEAATKRAAETGALFCHAYDQPEICAGQGTLALELLDQIGELDTVLVAVGGGGLMAGVAAALDGITRIVSVEPETAPALHAALAAGRPVDVEVSGIAADSLGARRVGTIAYDVAVRTGVQSLLVDDEQIVHARRLLWDRYRVAVEHGTATAAAALTSGAYRPASGERVAILLCGANTDPADLVG; translated from the coding sequence TTGATCACCCGTACCGACGTCGAGCGCGCGGCGACCCGGATCACCGGACACGTTCGGACGACTCCGGTCGCCCGGGTCGAACCCGGTATCGCCGCCCCGGCCGGCGAACTCTGGCTGAAGCTGGAGTTTCTCCAGCACTCGGGATCGTTCAAGCCACGTGGCATGTTCAACCGGATCCTCGCCGCCCGCGAGACCGGTGAACTACCGGCCGAGGGAGTGATCGCGGCATCGGGCGGTAACGCCGCCGTCGCGGTCGCCTACGCCGCGAAGACCCTCCGGTTGCCGGCCGAGGTGTACGTGCCGACCACCGCCCCCGCGGTCAAGATCGCCAAGCTGCGCCAGCTCGGCGCCACCGTGGTCCAGCACGGCAGCGAGTACGCCGAGGCGTACGAGGCGGCGACCAAACGGGCTGCCGAGACCGGGGCGCTGTTCTGCCACGCGTACGACCAGCCCGAGATCTGCGCTGGTCAGGGCACCCTGGCCCTGGAACTGCTCGACCAGATCGGTGAGCTGGACACCGTACTCGTCGCCGTCGGCGGAGGCGGGCTGATGGCGGGGGTGGCCGCCGCCCTCGACGGGATCACCCGGATCGTCAGCGTCGAGCCGGAGACCGCTCCGGCCCTGCACGCCGCCCTGGCCGCCGGCCGGCCGGTCGACGTCGAGGTGTCCGGGATCGCCGCCGACTCGCTCGGCGCCCGTCGGGTCGGGACCATCGCCTACGACGTGGCGGTCCGGACCGGCGTGCAGAGTCTGCTGGTCGACGACGAGCAGATCGTGCACGCGCGGCGGCTGCTCTGGGACCGCTACCGGGTGGCCGTCGAGCACGGCACCGCCACCGCCGCCGCCGCGCTCACTTCCGGCGCCTACCGGCCGGCCAGCGGCGAACGCGTCGCCATCCTGCTCTGCGGCGCCAACACCGACCCCGCCGACCTGGTCGGCTGA
- a CDS encoding DUF72 domain-containing protein, with product MGEIKVGTSSWADRSLLASGWYPRAVNTPAGRLAYYAERFGLVEVDTTYYALPAVETTAAWVDRTPPDFTFNVKAFSLFTSHPTALSALPKDLRPAGREDGRVRRGDLPPGTYERLWERFREIVEPIAAAGKLGALLFQFPPWMGYGEAAKRRILDAAERCRPWRIAVEVRNGSWYDGDNATDTFGFLARHDISIVGVDMPQGYASSIPPVLLATAEPAMMRFHGHSGAWESGDKQEKFRYAYRADELADWADRLRDFARETGELHVLLNNCCAGQAQRDAARLIDLLGPEVGPSARGTRIQPTRSAGSVLAPQSRMATRSPLAGR from the coding sequence ATGGGCGAGATAAAGGTGGGCACGTCCTCGTGGGCGGACCGGTCGCTGCTCGCTTCGGGCTGGTATCCCCGGGCCGTCAACACCCCGGCCGGCCGGCTGGCGTACTACGCCGAGCGGTTCGGGCTGGTCGAAGTGGACACCACCTACTACGCACTGCCGGCGGTGGAGACGACGGCGGCGTGGGTGGACCGTACGCCACCCGACTTCACGTTCAACGTCAAGGCGTTCAGCCTGTTCACCAGCCACCCGACGGCGTTGTCGGCGCTGCCGAAGGACCTCCGGCCGGCCGGTCGCGAGGACGGCCGGGTACGCCGGGGAGACCTGCCGCCGGGGACGTACGAGCGGTTGTGGGAGAGGTTCCGGGAGATCGTCGAGCCGATCGCCGCCGCCGGCAAACTTGGCGCGCTGCTGTTCCAGTTCCCGCCCTGGATGGGCTACGGCGAGGCGGCGAAGCGGCGGATCCTCGACGCCGCCGAGCGCTGCCGGCCCTGGCGAATCGCGGTCGAGGTGCGCAACGGCTCGTGGTACGACGGCGACAACGCCACGGACACGTTCGGCTTCCTCGCCCGGCACGACATCTCGATCGTCGGCGTCGACATGCCCCAGGGGTACGCCTCGTCGATCCCGCCGGTCCTGCTGGCCACCGCCGAGCCGGCGATGATGCGCTTCCACGGCCACAGCGGCGCCTGGGAGAGCGGGGACAAGCAGGAGAAGTTCCGGTACGCGTACCGGGCGGACGAACTGGCCGACTGGGCGGACCGGCTCCGCGACTTCGCCCGGGAGACCGGGGAACTGCACGTCCTGCTGAACAACTGCTGCGCCGGCCAGGCACAGCGCGACGCGGCCCGGCTGATCGACCTGCTGGGTCCGGAGGTGGGCCCGTCCGCCCGGGGTACGAGGATTCAGCCGACCAGGTCGGCGGGGTCGGTGTTGGCGCCGCAGAGCAGGATGGCGACGCGTTCGCCGCTGGCCGGCCGGTAG
- the pfkB gene encoding 1-phosphofructokinase yields MILTLTLNPSVDRTVFVDALPRGAVIRSRRGWSEPSGKGVNVALALHRHGVPATAVLPVGGQVGGQLSEMLGRAELPVRQVAIQGEIRSNISLVEPDGTVTKVNEPGPVLRADETEALVRTVLDNLADVAWLACCGSLPDGVPVEVYARLARAARDRGVRVAVDTSGEPLWASLAGRPDLVKPNAHELAHLVGRPLRTLGDVVDAAREVRGLGAEAVLASLGPDGALLVDADEALHAEATVARMVSAVGAGDAALAGFLHGGGRGAAALRTAVAWGTAAVQHEGTLFSAVDPDQAVLLRSDFDRARRLRDADAVPGHEGRSDPPG; encoded by the coding sequence GTGATCCTCACCCTGACCCTCAACCCCAGCGTCGACCGGACGGTGTTCGTCGACGCGCTGCCCCGAGGCGCGGTGATCCGGAGCCGTCGGGGCTGGAGCGAGCCGAGCGGCAAGGGCGTGAACGTCGCGCTGGCGCTGCACCGGCACGGGGTGCCGGCCACCGCGGTGCTCCCGGTCGGTGGCCAGGTCGGCGGCCAACTGTCCGAGATGCTCGGCCGCGCGGAGCTGCCAGTGCGGCAGGTCGCCATCCAGGGCGAGATCCGCAGCAACATCAGCCTGGTCGAGCCGGACGGCACCGTCACCAAGGTCAACGAACCCGGACCGGTACTCCGGGCCGACGAGACCGAGGCACTGGTCCGGACCGTCCTGGACAACCTCGCCGACGTCGCCTGGCTGGCCTGCTGCGGCAGCCTGCCGGACGGCGTACCCGTCGAGGTGTACGCCCGGCTGGCGCGGGCGGCCCGGGACCGGGGCGTCCGGGTCGCGGTCGACACCTCCGGCGAACCGCTGTGGGCGAGCCTCGCCGGCCGCCCGGACCTGGTCAAGCCGAACGCACACGAACTCGCCCACCTGGTCGGGCGACCACTGCGGACGCTCGGCGACGTCGTCGACGCGGCGCGGGAGGTCCGGGGACTCGGCGCCGAGGCGGTACTGGCCAGCCTCGGCCCCGACGGTGCCCTGCTGGTCGACGCGGATGAGGCGCTGCACGCCGAGGCGACCGTCGCCCGGATGGTCAGCGCGGTGGGAGCCGGCGACGCCGCTCTGGCCGGATTCCTGCACGGCGGCGGCAGGGGAGCGGCGGCACTGCGTACCGCCGTCGCCTGGGGGACGGCGGCGGTGCAGCACGAGGGCACGCTCTTCTCGGCCGTCGATCCGGACCAGGCCGTGCTGCTCCGCTCCGACTTCGACCGGGCCCGGCGACTGCGGGACGCCGACGCCGTACCCGGGCACGAAGGCCGGTCCGACCCACCCGGCTGA
- a CDS encoding DeoR/GlpR family DNA-binding transcription regulator: MAADPPGTHERPAERPLDTPAGTNSRPPYADERRQHILQAVRSRGRVDAAELAGALGVTGETVRKDLIRLERNGLLRRVHGGAVPVESLSYEPAVPVRTGFRAEKERIARAALAHLPAYGSVLIDAGSTTALLAAMFPGHPELTVYTNALPIALALVGRPRLTVVTLGGRLRGPTLAQVDDWAVRGLAEINVDVAFLGTDGICLERGLTTPDPAEAAVKRQMVPSAKRRILLADHSKVGLVRGNRHADPRDIDLFITDSGLPDARRRELADAGLTVEYA; the protein is encoded by the coding sequence ATGGCGGCTGATCCTCCCGGCACCCACGAGCGCCCCGCCGAGCGCCCACTCGACACTCCAGCCGGTACGAACAGCCGGCCGCCGTACGCCGACGAGCGCAGGCAGCACATCCTCCAGGCGGTACGCAGCCGGGGACGGGTCGACGCCGCCGAGCTGGCCGGCGCGCTCGGCGTCACCGGTGAGACGGTTCGTAAGGACCTGATCCGGCTGGAACGCAACGGTCTGCTGCGACGGGTACACGGCGGCGCGGTCCCGGTGGAGAGCCTCTCGTACGAGCCGGCGGTGCCGGTCCGTACCGGATTTCGGGCCGAGAAGGAGCGGATCGCCCGCGCGGCCCTGGCCCACCTGCCGGCGTACGGCTCGGTGCTGATCGACGCCGGGTCGACCACCGCCCTGCTCGCGGCGATGTTCCCCGGGCATCCGGAGCTGACCGTCTACACCAACGCGCTGCCGATCGCCCTGGCCCTGGTCGGCCGGCCCCGGCTGACCGTCGTCACGCTGGGCGGCCGGCTCCGGGGGCCGACCCTGGCCCAGGTCGACGACTGGGCGGTCCGGGGCCTCGCCGAGATCAACGTCGACGTCGCGTTCCTCGGCACCGACGGCATCTGTCTGGAGCGCGGCCTGACCACCCCGGACCCCGCCGAAGCGGCGGTGAAGCGGCAGATGGTCCCGTCGGCGAAGCGGCGGATCCTGCTCGCCGACCACAGCAAGGTCGGGCTGGTCCGGGGCAACCGGCACGCGGATCCGCGCGACATCGACCTGTTCATCACCGACAGCGGACTACCCGACGCGCGGCGCCGGGAACTGGCCGACGCCGGTCTGACGGTGGAGTACGCGTGA
- a CDS encoding FGGY-family carbohydrate kinase: protein MGGQLLVGLDVGTTGSKAVVFTELGDPVSQAAAGTPWTTTATGAELDPDALLAAARGALATALADAPPGRVAAVGVASMGESGVLLDSAGHPLGPMIAWHDTRDEDELADLHARIGPDTFARTTGLPLRHQWALTKHRWLRGHHPESRRAVRRLNVAEWVVRGLGGDEACEQSLASRTGWLRLDGRDWWPEALDWSGASASLMPELVTAGTPLGTVADRAGLSRLTGATLTVCGHDHQVAAIGAGALRPGDELDSCGTAEALVRSVAPGLPPETVAGLVDAGVTVGWHALAGRWCLLGATTGGLTLQRVLAGLGLDRADLPELDALASRVDPSRHGVTIEDEGRSIGVPARPLTGAPVTSAGPAEIWRAALESVTEEIGVIHDAMTSYSGVHHDLVAVGGWARSTALMEVKARRLGPVRRSPVAEAGARGAALLAGLAAEVYATADDFPDPARTGRPDGG, encoded by the coding sequence ATGGGCGGTCAACTGCTGGTGGGCCTCGACGTCGGCACGACGGGGAGCAAGGCCGTCGTCTTCACCGAGTTGGGCGACCCGGTCTCGCAGGCCGCCGCCGGTACGCCCTGGACGACCACCGCGACCGGCGCGGAACTCGACCCGGACGCCCTGCTGGCCGCCGCCCGGGGCGCCCTGGCCACCGCCCTCGCCGACGCCCCGCCCGGCCGGGTCGCCGCGGTGGGCGTGGCGAGCATGGGCGAGTCCGGGGTGCTGCTGGATTCCGCCGGGCACCCGCTGGGGCCGATGATCGCCTGGCACGACACCCGCGACGAGGACGAACTGGCCGACCTGCACGCCCGGATCGGCCCGGACACCTTCGCCCGGACCACCGGGCTGCCGCTGCGGCACCAGTGGGCGCTCACCAAGCACCGCTGGCTGCGTGGCCACCATCCGGAGAGCCGGCGCGCCGTACGCCGGCTCAACGTCGCCGAGTGGGTCGTGCGGGGACTGGGCGGTGACGAAGCCTGCGAACAGTCGCTCGCCTCGCGTACCGGCTGGCTGCGGCTCGACGGGCGGGACTGGTGGCCGGAGGCCCTCGACTGGTCGGGCGCGAGCGCGTCGCTGATGCCCGAGCTGGTGACGGCCGGCACCCCGCTGGGTACGGTCGCCGACCGGGCCGGCCTGTCCCGGCTGACCGGCGCGACGCTCACCGTCTGCGGCCACGACCACCAGGTCGCCGCCATCGGCGCCGGTGCGCTGCGTCCGGGCGACGAACTGGACTCCTGCGGTACGGCCGAGGCGCTGGTCCGCTCGGTCGCCCCGGGCCTGCCGCCGGAGACCGTCGCCGGACTCGTCGACGCCGGAGTCACCGTCGGCTGGCACGCCCTGGCCGGGCGCTGGTGCCTGCTCGGCGCGACCACCGGAGGACTGACCCTGCAACGGGTGCTGGCCGGGCTCGGTCTCGACCGGGCCGACCTGCCGGAACTCGACGCGCTCGCGAGCCGGGTCGACCCGTCCCGGCACGGCGTGACGATCGAGGACGAGGGCCGTTCGATCGGCGTACCGGCGCGACCGCTAACCGGTGCTCCGGTCACGAGCGCCGGGCCGGCGGAGATCTGGCGGGCGGCGCTGGAGTCGGTGACCGAGGAGATCGGCGTGATCCACGACGCGATGACGTCGTACAGCGGCGTTCACCACGACCTGGTGGCGGTCGGCGGCTGGGCGCGCAGTACGGCGCTGATGGAGGTCAAGGCCCGCCGGCTCGGACCGGTACGCCGTTCCCCGGTCGCCGAGGCCGGTGCCCGGGGTGCCGCGCTGCTGGCCGGGCTGGCCGCCGAGGTGTACGCCACCGCCGACGACTTCCCCGACCCCGCCCGAACCGGACGACCAGATGGCGGCTGA
- a CDS encoding class II fructose-bisphosphate aldolase has product MPLRTTGQLVGQAQANGTAIAAFNVITLEHAEAIVAGAEQAGRPVILQISENAVRFHHGRLAPIAAATTAVAELAAVPVAVHLDHVESRDLLHAVRGTGISSAMFDASTLDYAGNVAATAAATNWAHEHGLWLEAELGEVGGKDGAHAPGVRTDPVEAAEFVAATGVDALAVAVGSSHAMTDRTATLDFDLIARLREALAVPLVLHGSSGVPDDALARAVRAGIVKINVGTILNVAFTDAIRAQLDAGPVVDPRRYLAPAREAVARTVAHLVTTIA; this is encoded by the coding sequence ATGCCCCTGCGCACCACCGGACAACTGGTCGGCCAGGCTCAGGCGAACGGCACCGCGATCGCGGCCTTCAACGTGATCACCCTGGAGCACGCCGAGGCGATCGTCGCCGGAGCGGAGCAGGCCGGCCGACCGGTGATCCTTCAGATCAGCGAGAACGCGGTACGTTTCCACCACGGTCGGCTCGCCCCGATCGCCGCCGCCACCACCGCCGTGGCCGAACTCGCGGCGGTGCCGGTGGCCGTACACCTCGACCATGTCGAGAGTCGCGACCTGCTGCACGCCGTCCGGGGCACCGGGATCAGCTCGGCGATGTTCGACGCCTCCACACTCGACTACGCCGGAAACGTCGCCGCCACCGCCGCCGCGACGAACTGGGCCCACGAGCACGGGCTGTGGCTGGAGGCGGAACTGGGCGAGGTCGGCGGCAAGGACGGCGCGCACGCCCCGGGGGTACGCACCGATCCGGTCGAGGCGGCCGAGTTCGTCGCCGCCACCGGGGTCGACGCCCTGGCGGTCGCGGTGGGCAGTTCGCACGCGATGACCGACCGTACCGCCACGCTCGATTTCGACCTGATCGCCCGGCTCCGGGAGGCGCTGGCCGTACCCCTGGTGCTGCACGGCTCGTCCGGCGTTCCCGACGACGCCCTGGCCCGGGCCGTACGGGCCGGAATCGTGAAGATCAACGTCGGCACCATCCTGAACGTGGCCTTCACCGACGCGATCCGCGCCCAACTCGACGCCGGACCCGTCGTCGACCCGCGCAGGTACCTGGCCCCGGCCCGCGAGGCGGTCGCCCGGACCGTCGCCCACCTCGTCACGACCATCGCCTGA
- a CDS encoding YibE/F family protein, whose protein sequence is MSRAHLHSHPPRSGRSSSPAARRLTLALLIPAAILTIVSMALLWPRDSPTPEAVDGPTRAFGQVVAVESVPCPELPEGEELPPGAPTECGTVTVALTEGVGAGQQITTDVPSGPGAVRVATGDEVVLLYLEGSPERPYSILDHQRSHQLWLLGAAFALAVVAFGRWRGLTALAGLGATFAVLLMFIVPAILDGRSPLLVAIVGAAAIMLTVLYLTHGFSMTTTVAVAGTLVSLSITAALSAIATAATHLSGIADETSNYLAITQGEVNMQGLLLAGIVIGSLGVLDDVTVTQSATVTELAQANPGYGFRRLYGAATRIGRAHIASVINTIVLAYAGASLPLMLLFASGSTPVSELLTSQLIAQELVRSAVGTIGLIAAVPITTALAALLAARHHAALAESADPRHTGPAGPGDDVRVARGAEPVEAPSAVAPSGVAPVASAAAGGATAGGAPVAVAPAPAVANPAVSEPPLSEPPVSEPPDGGPPEEDPWMAFVDQHPNSRP, encoded by the coding sequence ATGAGTCGCGCTCATCTCCACAGCCACCCACCGCGCTCCGGTCGGTCGTCGAGTCCGGCGGCGCGTCGGCTGACCCTGGCCCTGCTGATTCCGGCGGCGATCCTCACCATCGTGTCGATGGCGCTGCTCTGGCCCCGGGACTCACCCACACCGGAGGCGGTCGACGGGCCGACCCGGGCGTTCGGGCAGGTCGTCGCGGTCGAGTCCGTTCCCTGCCCCGAACTGCCCGAGGGCGAGGAACTACCGCCCGGTGCACCGACCGAGTGCGGCACGGTCACGGTCGCGCTGACCGAGGGTGTCGGCGCCGGTCAGCAGATCACCACCGACGTACCGTCCGGGCCGGGTGCCGTACGCGTGGCCACCGGCGACGAGGTGGTGCTGCTGTACCTGGAGGGGAGCCCGGAGCGGCCGTACTCGATCCTCGATCATCAGCGGTCCCACCAGCTGTGGCTGCTCGGCGCGGCGTTCGCGCTCGCGGTCGTCGCCTTCGGCCGGTGGCGGGGCCTGACCGCGCTCGCCGGGCTCGGTGCCACCTTCGCGGTGCTGCTGATGTTCATCGTCCCGGCGATCCTCGACGGGCGTTCGCCGCTGCTGGTCGCCATCGTCGGCGCTGCGGCGATCATGCTCACCGTGCTGTACCTGACGCACGGGTTCAGCATGACCACCACGGTCGCGGTGGCCGGCACGCTGGTCAGCCTGAGCATCACCGCGGCCCTGTCCGCGATCGCCACCGCCGCCACCCACCTGTCCGGCATCGCCGACGAGACCTCCAACTACCTCGCCATCACCCAGGGCGAGGTCAACATGCAGGGCCTGCTGCTGGCCGGCATCGTCATCGGCTCCCTCGGGGTGCTCGACGACGTCACCGTCACCCAGTCGGCCACCGTCACCGAGCTGGCCCAGGCGAATCCCGGGTACGGGTTCCGGCGGCTCTACGGTGCCGCCACCCGGATCGGCCGCGCCCACATCGCCTCGGTCATCAACACCATCGTGCTGGCGTACGCCGGAGCCTCGCTGCCGCTGATGCTGCTCTTCGCCAGCGGCAGCACCCCGGTCAGCGAACTGCTCACCAGTCAGCTCATCGCCCAGGAACTCGTCCGCAGCGCGGTCGGCACCATCGGCCTGATCGCCGCCGTGCCGATCACCACCGCACTGGCCGCGCTGCTCGCCGCCCGGCACCACGCCGCGCTGGCGGAGTCGGCGGACCCGCGCCACACCGGCCCGGCGGGCCCCGGCGACGACGTACGGGTCGCCAGGGGGGCGGAGCCGGTCGAGGCGCCATCCGCCGTCGCCCCGTCCGGCGTCGCCCCGGTCGCTAGCGCCGCAGCCGGCGGGGCCACAGCCGGCGGGGCCCCGGTCGCGGTTGCGCCCGCCCCGGCTGTGGCCAATCCGGCCGTGTCCGAGCCACCTCTGTCCGAGCCACCTGTGTCCGAGCCACCGGACGGCGGACCGCCGGAGGAGGATCCCTGGATGGCCTTCGTCGACCAGCATCCCAACAGCCGGCCGTAG
- a CDS encoding DUF6000 family protein — protein MEPPTPSPDPETTTRRYVTGRAEPADGYGRYLELLHGNFTALPDERRGPFLRSMRDDARQVSDAELEFMLQPGRMVDWRTRLTAAWLIGFDRRTRFRAMLGGLLLASELVYAGQGYCFALSRFGQPEDATILAAYLDRYLPQTDRHYNQPDAMGGLLHLDYQLGTTEAARFLGPDGLWSRSAFARQDPVSRADRMALLCDIAEWIMTTD, from the coding sequence GTGGAGCCGCCTACGCCGAGCCCCGACCCGGAAACGACGACCCGTCGCTACGTCACCGGGCGAGCCGAGCCTGCCGACGGGTACGGCCGCTATCTGGAGCTGCTGCACGGGAACTTCACCGCGTTGCCCGACGAGCGGCGTGGACCCTTCCTCCGCTCGATGCGCGACGACGCCCGCCAGGTCAGCGACGCCGAACTGGAGTTCATGCTCCAGCCCGGGAGGATGGTCGACTGGCGGACCCGGCTCACGGCGGCCTGGCTGATCGGCTTTGATCGCCGTACCCGGTTCCGGGCCATGCTCGGCGGGCTGCTGCTCGCGAGCGAACTCGTGTACGCCGGTCAGGGCTACTGTTTTGCGTTGAGCCGGTTCGGGCAGCCGGAGGACGCCACGATCCTCGCCGCGTACCTGGACCGCTACCTGCCGCAGACCGATCGCCACTACAACCAGCCGGATGCGATGGGCGGACTGCTACACCTCGACTACCAACTGGGTACGACCGAGGCGGCCCGGTTCCTCGGCCCGGACGGCCTGTGGAGCCGATCCGCGTTCGCCCGGCAGGATCCCGTGTCCCGGGCGGACCGGATGGCGTTGCTCTGCGACATCGCCGAGTGGATCATGACTACGGACTGA
- a CDS encoding LysR family transcriptional regulator, producing MLERHEIETFLALAEELHFGRTAERLRVTTGRISHVIKKLERRIGAPLFERTSRVVRLTPIGLQLAADLTPLVAGMDEAVRRAVEAGRGVSGQLRVAFLGEWTGPTLLKAVNLFNDRHPDCEVQVHEAQLSNTRSSLLDGSIDILFASRPFDGMACGPTLLTEARMLAVAAAHPLAGEESVSLEVLADHPVVQYPAVTSAAFKRDRTPEQTPSGRPVPKGPIGNTFSELLSLVALGRGILPVGEHSRRYYPRPDVAYVPIHDAPPIERGLVWLETNTTTRVREFVRAATDANAATDANAVTEANGKRRPAG from the coding sequence ATGCTGGAACGGCACGAGATCGAAACCTTCCTGGCGCTCGCCGAGGAGCTGCACTTCGGTCGTACCGCCGAGCGTCTGCGGGTCACGACCGGGCGGATCAGTCATGTGATCAAGAAGCTGGAACGCCGGATCGGTGCGCCGCTGTTCGAGCGCACCAGCCGCGTGGTCCGGCTCACCCCGATCGGGCTCCAGCTGGCCGCCGACCTGACACCGCTGGTGGCCGGGATGGACGAGGCCGTGCGGCGGGCCGTCGAGGCCGGGCGCGGCGTCAGCGGGCAACTGCGGGTGGCGTTCCTGGGCGAGTGGACCGGGCCGACGCTGCTCAAGGCCGTCAACCTGTTCAACGACCGCCACCCGGACTGCGAGGTCCAGGTGCACGAGGCCCAGCTCTCCAACACCCGGTCTAGCCTGCTCGACGGCTCGATCGACATCCTCTTCGCCTCACGCCCGTTCGACGGCATGGCCTGCGGGCCGACTCTGCTGACCGAGGCGCGCATGCTGGCGGTGGCCGCCGCGCACCCGCTGGCCGGGGAGGAGTCGGTCTCCCTCGAGGTCCTCGCCGACCATCCCGTCGTCCAGTACCCGGCGGTCACGTCCGCGGCGTTCAAGCGGGATCGCACGCCCGAGCAGACCCCGTCGGGCCGGCCCGTGCCGAAGGGCCCGATCGGGAACACGTTCTCCGAACTGCTCTCCCTCGTCGCGCTGGGCAGGGGCATCCTGCCGGTGGGCGAGCACAGCCGGCGCTACTACCCCCGCCCGGACGTCGCGTACGTGCCGATCCACGACGCGCCGCCGATCGAACGGGGACTCGTCTGGTTGGAGACCAACACCACCACCCGGGTACGCGAGTTCGTCCGCGCCGCCACGGACGCCAACGCCGCGACGGACGCCAACGCCGTAACGGAGGCGAACGGAAAACGCCGGCCGGCGGGGTGA
- a CDS encoding DUF1801 domain-containing protein, translated as MSTTNVTDYLAGLADPLREIGEKLRSVVDETLPEATGAMWHGHPVWGLGEKPGSNPVCLVKAYPSYVTFGLWRGQEIVDPSGRLVAGARQMASVRLHAVEEIDPTLFADWLRQANKLETR; from the coding sequence ATGAGCACCACGAACGTCACCGACTACCTCGCCGGTCTCGCCGACCCGCTGCGGGAGATCGGCGAGAAGCTCCGATCCGTCGTCGACGAGACCCTGCCCGAGGCCACCGGCGCGATGTGGCACGGCCATCCGGTCTGGGGCCTCGGCGAGAAGCCGGGAAGCAACCCAGTCTGCCTGGTGAAGGCGTACCCGTCGTACGTCACATTCGGGTTGTGGCGCGGGCAGGAAATCGTCGACCCGTCCGGACGACTCGTCGCGGGCGCCCGGCAGATGGCGTCGGTACGACTGCACGCCGTCGAGGAGATCGACCCGACCCTGTTCGCCGACTGGCTGCGCCAGGCCAACAAGCTGGAAACGAGGTGA
- a CDS encoding VOC family protein: MRVKAFDHLVLNVEDVERALEFYCGPLGLEPVRVAQWRAGQAPFPSVRISPETIIDLVHGPRGESNVDHICLVVEPLDWAEVIESGVFDVLEGPVGRYGARGAATSIYVRDPDGNTVELRWYPQDLDGLVPTEGVAE; encoded by the coding sequence ATGCGAGTGAAGGCCTTCGACCACCTGGTACTCAACGTCGAGGACGTCGAGCGGGCGTTGGAGTTCTACTGCGGACCACTCGGCCTGGAGCCGGTACGCGTCGCGCAGTGGCGCGCGGGACAGGCCCCGTTCCCGTCGGTACGGATCAGTCCGGAGACCATCATCGACCTGGTCCACGGCCCCCGGGGCGAGTCGAACGTCGATCACATCTGCCTGGTCGTCGAACCGCTGGACTGGGCGGAGGTGATCGAGTCGGGCGTCTTCGACGTACTCGAAGGGCCGGTGGGCCGGTACGGTGCCCGGGGCGCCGCGACCTCGATCTACGTACGGGACCCGGACGGCAACACGGTCGAACTCCGCTGGTACCCGCAGGACCTGGACGGGCTCGTACCGACCGAAGGGGTCGCGGAGTGA
- a CDS encoding ArsR/SmtB family transcription factor — MDAPQPTREQLSLPNVLEALANPLRLRAVARLACAPGGLSCGELLPDVSKSTASHHWRILRESGLIEQRRDGRYVRPILRRPDLDARFPGLLDAVLANVGEIPAVPEECTTPSVPA; from the coding sequence ATGGACGCGCCACAGCCCACCCGCGAGCAGTTGAGCCTGCCCAACGTCCTTGAGGCGCTGGCCAACCCGCTGCGACTGCGGGCGGTGGCCCGCCTGGCCTGCGCGCCGGGCGGACTGAGCTGTGGTGAACTGCTGCCGGACGTCTCCAAGTCGACCGCCAGTCACCACTGGCGGATCCTGCGCGAGAGCGGCCTCATCGAGCAGCGCCGCGACGGCCGCTACGTACGTCCGATTCTGCGGCGCCCGGACCTCGATGCCCGTTTTCCGGGACTCCTGGACGCGGTCCTGGCGAATGTCGGCGAGATCCCGGCCGTTCCGGAGGAATGCACCACCCCGTCCGTCCCCGCCTGA